A genomic region of Hippoglossus hippoglossus isolate fHipHip1 chromosome 8, fHipHip1.pri, whole genome shotgun sequence contains the following coding sequences:
- the LOC117765930 gene encoding potassium voltage-gated channel subfamily A member 7-like, translated as MDNQDSGGGTEGGGNTEKLQAKEVGDEDKQIKDKHNKREKESSESQPSRRSQWRSGWALTERLAINVSGMRYETQLRTLAQFPDSLLGDPQRRLRYFNPLRNELFLDRSRVCFDAILYFYQSGGRLRRPANVPLDVFMEELRFYELGDEIIDRFKEDEGFPKEEERPLPTNDLQRRLWMLFEYPESSSGARIIAIISVMVIVISILIFCLETLPEFRNEKEQREQFTTVPHPTIENETILVPPGFTSFQDPFFIVETICIFWFSFELTVRLLCAPSKMTFFKDVMNTIDFFAIIPYFVTLGTELAKDKGAQPSVSLALIRVIRLVRVFRIFKLSRHSKGLQILGQTLKASLRELALLIFFLFIGVILFSSAVYFAEVDRPDTAFTSIPEAFWWAVVSMTTVGYGDMFPETVGGKLVGSMCAIAGVLTISLPVPVIVSNFSYFYHRETECEVTTQYHHVSTLLWEKDKEDDDEEGDEDRLDEEPEFTGDDAPLYGEDSRGICYPLNGTLQTGLWAGQATGDQRGINFYLKEPLVTQV; from the exons ATGGATAATCAAGACAGcggaggaggaacagagggaggaggaaacacagaaaaactgcaAGCAAAGGAGGTTGGAGATGAAGACAAGCAAATCAAAGACAAGCACAacaagagggagaaggagagcagTGAGAGCCAGCCGAGCCGCCGCTCTCAGTGGAGGAGCGGCTGGGCTCTGACTGAACGCCTGGCCATCAATGTGTCAGGGATGCGTTACGAGACCCAGCTCCGCACCCTCGCCCAGTTCCCCGACTCACTGCTGGGTGACCCCCAACGTCGACTTCGCTACTTCAACCCCCTGAGGAATGAACTCTTCCTGGACAGGAGCCGCGTCTGCTTCGATGCCATCCTGTACTTCTACCAGTCAGGCGGGAGGCTGCGGAGGCCTGCCAACGTCCCCCTGGACGTGTTCATGGAGGAGCTGCGCTTCTACGAGCTCGGCGACGAGATCATCGACCGCTTCAAGGAGGACGAAGGCTTCcccaaggaggaggagaggccgTTACCCACCAACGACCTGCAGCGGCGCCTCTGGATGCTGTTTGAGTATCCGGAGTCCTCGAGTGGAGCTCGCATCATCGCAATCATCAGTGTCATGGTGATTGTCATCTCCATTCTCATCTTCTGCCTGGAGACGCTGCCCGAGTTCAGGAATGAGAAGGAACAGAGGGAG CAATTCACCACCGTACCTCACCCCACCATAGAGAACGAAACCATCTTGGTCCCACCTGGCTTCACTTCCTTCCAAGACCCTTTCTTCATCGTGGAGACGATTTGCATCTTCTGGTTCTCATTCGAACTCACTGTGCGCTTACTCTGCGCTCCGAGCAAGATGACCTTCTTCAAAGACGTCATGAACACCATCGACTTCTTCGCCATCATTCCTTATTTCGTCACACTTGGCACCGAGCTGGCCAAGGACAAAGGCGCGCAGCCCTCTGTGTCTCTGGCCCTCATCAGGGTCATCAGGCTGGTCAGGGTCTTCAGGATCTTCAAGCTCTCTCGTCACTCGAAAGGCCTCCAGATCCTGGGTCAGACACTGAAGGCCAGCCTCAGGGAGCTCGCCCtgctcatcttcttcctcttcatagGCGTCATTCTCTTTTCTAGCGCTGTCTACTTTGCTGAGGTGGACAGGCCTGACACGGCGTTCACCAGCATCCCTGAGGCTTTCTGGTGGGCAGTGGTGTCCATGACAACAGTTGGCTACGGAGACATGTTCCCGGAGACGGTTGGGGGAAAGCTGGTGGGGTCCATGTGCGCCATTGCCGGCGTGCTTACCATCTCGTTGCCAGTGCCTGTCAtcgtgtccaacttcagctACTTCTACCACAGAGAGACTGAGTGTGAGGTAACCACACAGTACCATCATGTGTCCACATTGCTGTGGGAAAAGGACAAAGAGGACGATGAcgaggagggagatgaggacaGATTGGATGAGGAGCCTGAATTCACAGGAGATGACGCACCTCTGTATGGGGAGGACAGCCGGGGCATCTGCTATCCGCTCAATGGGACTCTTCAGACAGGACTTTGGGCTGGACAAGCGACTGGCGATCAGAGAGGAATAAACTTCTACCTCAAAGAACCTCTGGTCACTCAGGTCTGA